The following proteins are encoded in a genomic region of Bacteroidota bacterium:
- a CDS encoding CocE/NonD family hydrolase gives MKCFFALIFSCSCLIGFTQSNNNGKLDLISEFTTLTTVPFTMPDGVQLMTDVYLPITSDSLTIDLNFLGSSYNLQIIPKGLQLFVYDSLNGHANFNKYRLPLVFTRTPYNKGSNDLIALAMNILGYAYVLQDLRGRYQSQGVYFPMYSDGWKKDSYHPNQSHILDVTSLTDQNNCLFHEDGKNSILFIMDSLLKKYDLDKDGIDESEELIYNGSIAMFGGSALGNTQYQAASSIKNNTALDGLKGLIPIVATAEYFNSTVQHNGVFRRGLMAGWIENQMKIMGNINPDDTDIQNAIHSNFDYGMLSSEDIINLAIDQFSTIPDENGYSAIYPNYQNRSDMDASYAPVDNNGESALDGQFNRYTNMELPVYHLTGWWDIFIDGQINTYNNIMNHTSLKTQSHQKIIIGPWTHGTIGRDTVTDQVFPKSVFDLSIAGKMEIASIENIAEVFKGEVASWLRYLLNYDSTNFIGEPKVLIPKSKTWQNIGNYSFSVPSKDYYLSYSDFLNFITGQKGLAAFPIEIQIDGNTFFYEFNIPIDSFQPPGSKLFSDPVVPFVDFAQIPNVRFYIPGPINDGIIQNNYVGNYWVSSDHFPLTQGVSDYTLYLHGDGSLDLNIPKAEEIPNSYVHDPDSPVYTVGGGNLDILTPKKDRENAGPMNYNDPELALHTMDRPDVLHFETTLFQDTLTIVGIPKAKIYISSLPHGSSFGPTDTDFFVRIIDVYPDGREYFVVEGAINARARDYAKSLAQANENITLPYTNINSGEIYELEFNLLPIAYCFGFNHKLKVLISSSNWPRYQSNPNLPIENGAFFRREPKDGKPYVFNGTEMFPRKATQKVYFSPDKPSQIILPFYSNLNMANEQEKKIPGPDFSLQVYPNPTLELLNIQLTRNGNYTCIIYNLMGQELLLFDIVNSKQANINMKGFQKGIYTLIVVNQNQQQEITKVVVF, from the coding sequence ATGAAATGTTTTTTCGCTTTAATTTTCTCCTGCTCCTGCTTAATTGGTTTTACACAATCAAATAACAATGGAAAATTGGATTTAATATCTGAATTTACCACACTTACAACTGTTCCATTTACAATGCCGGATGGGGTACAGCTAATGACAGATGTTTACCTTCCCATTACCTCTGATAGTTTAACCATCGACCTGAATTTTTTAGGATCTTCTTATAATTTACAAATTATCCCAAAAGGATTGCAATTGTTTGTTTATGACTCATTAAACGGGCATGCTAATTTCAATAAATACAGATTACCCTTGGTATTTACCAGAACACCCTACAATAAAGGATCTAATGATTTAATTGCATTGGCAATGAATATATTAGGATATGCTTATGTTTTACAAGATTTAAGAGGAAGGTATCAATCCCAGGGTGTCTATTTTCCTATGTACAGTGATGGATGGAAAAAGGATAGCTATCATCCGAATCAATCACATATTTTAGATGTAACATCACTTACTGATCAAAATAATTGCCTTTTTCATGAAGATGGAAAAAATTCCATACTCTTTATTATGGATAGTTTGTTGAAAAAGTATGATTTAGATAAAGATGGAATAGATGAATCCGAAGAACTAATTTACAATGGAAGTATAGCAATGTTTGGCGGATCAGCCTTGGGGAATACACAATATCAAGCTGCATCATCCATAAAGAATAATACAGCGCTTGATGGGCTGAAAGGCCTAATTCCTATTGTTGCCACGGCTGAATATTTTAATTCTACAGTGCAACACAATGGTGTTTTTAGAAGAGGACTAATGGCAGGATGGATTGAGAATCAAATGAAAATTATGGGTAATATTAATCCTGACGATACTGATATTCAAAATGCTATTCATTCAAATTTCGATTATGGTATGCTTTCTTCGGAGGATATTATTAACCTGGCTATTGACCAGTTTTCTACAATTCCAGATGAAAATGGGTATTCTGCCATATACCCGAATTATCAAAACCGCAGTGATATGGATGCAAGTTATGCTCCCGTTGATAATAATGGAGAATCGGCCCTTGATGGTCAGTTTAATAGGTATACTAATATGGAACTCCCTGTCTATCATCTAACAGGATGGTGGGATATTTTTATTGACGGTCAAATAAATACCTACAACAACATTATGAATCACACCAGTTTAAAAACCCAATCTCATCAAAAAATCATTATTGGCCCGTGGACTCATGGCACCATTGGAAGGGATACTGTTACAGACCAGGTTTTCCCAAAAAGTGTGTTTGATCTTAGTATTGCAGGAAAAATGGAAATCGCTAGTATTGAAAACATTGCAGAGGTATTTAAAGGGGAGGTGGCAAGTTGGTTAAGGTACCTTCTCAATTATGATTCAACTAATTTTATAGGTGAACCCAAGGTTCTGATTCCAAAAAGCAAAACTTGGCAGAATATCGGTAATTACAGTTTTAGTGTTCCATCCAAGGATTATTACCTGAGTTATTCAGACTTTTTAAATTTTATTACAGGACAAAAAGGACTAGCGGCTTTTCCTATTGAAATACAAATAGATGGCAATACCTTTTTTTATGAATTTAATATTCCTATCGATAGTTTTCAGCCTCCCGGAAGTAAATTATTTAGTGATCCTGTTGTTCCTTTTGTGGATTTTGCACAAATTCCAAATGTGCGATTTTATATTCCAGGGCCAATAAACGATGGAATTATTCAAAATAATTATGTAGGGAATTATTGGGTGAGTTCTGATCACTTTCCATTAACTCAAGGTGTAAGCGATTATACCCTTTATTTGCATGGTGATGGAAGTTTAGATTTGAACATTCCCAAGGCTGAGGAAATACCTAATAGCTATGTTCATGATCCAGATTCTCCTGTTTATACTGTTGGAGGAGGAAATCTGGATATATTAACACCAAAGAAAGATAGGGAAAATGCAGGGCCTATGAATTACAATGATCCTGAATTAGCACTCCATACTATGGATAGACCGGATGTATTGCACTTTGAAACTACGCTTTTTCAAGACACGCTTACCATTGTAGGAATACCTAAAGCAAAAATATACATTAGTTCACTTCCTCATGGATCAAGTTTTGGCCCTACTGATACCGACTTTTTTGTACGTATTATTGATGTGTACCCTGATGGAAGAGAATATTTTGTTGTTGAAGGTGCCATAAATGCAAGGGCCAGGGATTATGCCAAATCCTTAGCCCAGGCAAATGAAAATATCACTCTTCCTTATACCAATATTAATAGTGGTGAAATTTATGAACTCGAATTTAATTTGCTCCCTATTGCTTATTGTTTTGGCTTTAACCATAAACTAAAGGTTTTAATAAGCAGCAGTAACTGGCCTAGATATCAATCAAATCCAAATCTTCCAATTGAAAATGGTGCATTTTTTAGAAGGGAGCCCAAGGATGGAAAACCCTATGTTTTTAATGGAACAGAAATGTTTCCGCGTAAAGCCACTCAAAAAGTATATTTCTCTCCCGATAAGCCTTCACAAATTATTTTGCCTTTTTATTCAAATTTAAACATGGCCAATGAACAAGAAAAGAAAATTCCTGGCCCTGATTTTTCTTTACAAGTTTATCCAAATCCTACGCTTGAATTGTTGAATATACAATTAACCAGAAATGGTAATTACACATGCATTATTTATAATTTAATGGGGCAGGAGCTGCTATTATTTGATATTGTTAATTCAAAGCAAGCAAACATTAATATGAAGGGTTTTCAAAAAGGAATTTATACCCTAATTGTTGTTAATCAAAATCAACAACAGGAAATTACAAAAGTGGTAGTTTTTTAA
- a CDS encoding CotH kinase family protein, whose translation MKKYFFLLTFVLVLVIQKTLYSQVIINEISNANGSILMDESGENNDWIEIYNSSSLPVNLLNYTLSDNINKFDKWTFPDFIIEPLSYKIIFASGKDIKNGKYLHTNFKLKSTGEKIIFSDDDGNIVDNFEIGHLQYNHSSGRSPDGGTNLCLFNTPSPGATNTNSACYEGYEPEPAFSLNAGFYPSSQTIELYTPSPSGIVKYSVDGSFPSNSSSTYANPINANKTSIISSVCYSSGNRLPSKVIKRTYFIDENSFDLPVFSITMNPKDLFDNSTGIYMNFKQDWEKLCHVEYFDKQKVKQFELDAGIKIHGGFSRAKPQKSFRIKCRKKYGTSVLNFPLIPEKPKVTWFESFNLRNGGTDYNYTRFRDAFLQKVMKNENVGTMGYEPAIVFLNGEYWGEYEIREKQDEKYIESNYGVPAEKVDLLTHKGSIRVLSGSDTSFYSMHNYIKTTEAKSSTFYNNVGKMIDIENYVDYFIAEIYYHNNDWIKPSGGSNNIKLWHSQLPGGKWRYVFWDLDMTSGIFGISASSNNLSGIINPPNYNIHSEMFSSMLNNQEFKYYFVNRFADLMNTVFQYDSLIKVAYPMRDSISSSMQRHQERWGGSYNAWNNSVDNMLNWFSARGDHVRNHIQTEFNLVKQVELNLVVSPYNAGRIKINSIIPKSIPWNGVYYDGVPVTITAIPNPGFTFDYWGVNKNISSVDPNEKITLNISSDDIFTAYFKGSAIEPKITFSEINYHSAFENDAGDWLELHNYGELPVNLTGWYINNGNMANLYQIPFGTIIPPNGYAVFSCDTQKFVSQHPFVTIFTSQLPFNLSNSSETISLLDYDYKPVVSVTYSDASPWPNECDGKGRTLELKDPMESLDVGSNWFAGCFGGSPGVGYNAECLTGILEKVINNHFHLEIGPNPSDDLIVIKIILDKEILSDLSFSMYDFTGKEVKKIKSLENNELVLDRKDFVPGIYIVKTGNSTHFITEKIIFQ comes from the coding sequence ATGAAAAAATATTTCTTTTTGTTGACTTTTGTTTTAGTTCTTGTCATCCAAAAAACTTTGTATAGTCAAGTAATAATAAATGAAATTTCCAATGCAAATGGTTCCATTTTAATGGATGAAAGCGGGGAGAACAATGATTGGATTGAAATTTATAATTCATCTTCCCTTCCTGTTAATTTATTAAACTATACACTTTCAGATAATATAAACAAGTTTGATAAATGGACTTTCCCTGATTTTATAATAGAACCACTTTCGTATAAAATTATTTTTGCTTCGGGAAAGGATATAAAAAATGGAAAATACCTTCACACTAATTTTAAGCTCAAATCAACTGGAGAAAAAATTATATTTAGTGATGATGATGGAAACATTGTTGATAATTTTGAAATAGGTCATTTACAATACAATCATTCTTCGGGGAGAAGTCCTGATGGAGGAACAAATTTATGTTTGTTTAATACTCCCTCTCCTGGTGCTACCAATACCAATTCTGCTTGTTATGAGGGGTATGAGCCTGAACCTGCATTTTCTTTGAATGCTGGTTTTTATCCCAGTAGTCAAACAATTGAATTGTATACTCCCTCGCCTTCGGGGATAGTAAAGTATAGTGTAGATGGTAGTTTTCCCTCTAATTCATCGAGTACTTATGCCAATCCAATTAATGCAAATAAGACCAGTATAATTTCCTCTGTTTGTTATAGCAGTGGTAACAGGCTTCCGAGCAAAGTTATAAAACGAACTTATTTCATTGATGAGAACAGCTTTGATCTTCCCGTATTTTCTATAACAATGAATCCCAAGGATTTGTTTGACAACAGTACTGGAATTTATATGAATTTTAAACAGGATTGGGAAAAGTTATGTCATGTAGAGTATTTTGATAAACAAAAAGTTAAACAGTTTGAACTGGATGCGGGGATTAAAATACATGGAGGTTTCTCAAGGGCTAAACCACAAAAGAGTTTTAGAATAAAATGTCGAAAAAAATATGGAACCTCTGTGCTTAATTTCCCTTTGATACCTGAAAAACCGAAGGTAACTTGGTTTGAATCTTTTAATTTACGAAATGGAGGCACAGATTATAATTATACCCGATTTAGAGATGCATTTTTACAAAAGGTAATGAAAAACGAAAATGTAGGTACAATGGGATATGAGCCTGCCATTGTTTTTTTAAATGGCGAATATTGGGGAGAATATGAAATAAGGGAAAAGCAGGATGAAAAATACATTGAAAGCAATTATGGGGTTCCAGCAGAAAAGGTTGATTTATTAACCCATAAAGGAAGTATTAGGGTTCTTTCAGGATCGGATACATCATTTTACAGCATGCACAACTATATAAAAACTACCGAGGCAAAGAGTTCTACTTTTTATAACAATGTTGGGAAAATGATTGACATTGAAAACTATGTTGATTATTTCATTGCGGAAATTTATTATCATAACAATGATTGGATAAAGCCAAGTGGGGGTAGCAACAATATAAAGCTTTGGCATTCCCAATTACCAGGTGGAAAATGGAGATATGTTTTTTGGGATTTGGATATGACAAGTGGAATATTTGGAATCTCGGCTAGCTCGAATAATCTTTCAGGAATAATAAATCCGCCTAATTACAATATTCATTCTGAAATGTTTAGTTCAATGTTAAATAACCAGGAATTTAAGTACTATTTTGTAAATAGGTTTGCAGATCTTATGAATACTGTTTTCCAATATGATAGTTTAATAAAAGTTGCTTACCCCATGCGCGATTCGATTAGCTCATCCATGCAAAGACATCAGGAGAGGTGGGGAGGGAGTTACAATGCATGGAATAATTCAGTTGACAATATGCTAAATTGGTTTAGTGCCAGAGGAGATCACGTTCGAAACCATATTCAAACGGAGTTTAACCTGGTGAAGCAGGTGGAGTTAAATTTAGTTGTTTCACCTTATAATGCAGGAAGGATAAAGATCAATTCAATTATACCTAAATCTATTCCCTGGAATGGGGTTTATTATGATGGTGTTCCAGTAACTATTACTGCTATTCCAAATCCTGGTTTTACTTTTGATTATTGGGGAGTAAACAAAAATATTTCAAGTGTGGATCCAAATGAAAAAATTACATTAAATATCAGTTCTGACGATATTTTTACAGCCTATTTTAAGGGTTCTGCCATTGAGCCTAAAATTACTTTCAGTGAAATAAATTACCATTCAGCATTTGAGAATGATGCTGGTGACTGGTTGGAATTGCATAATTATGGAGAATTACCTGTAAACCTAACAGGATGGTATATTAATAACGGGAATATGGCTAATTTATATCAAATTCCTTTCGGAACAATAATACCCCCTAATGGATATGCTGTTTTTAGTTGTGATACTCAAAAATTTGTAAGCCAACATCCCTTTGTTACAATTTTTACAAGTCAACTTCCATTTAATCTTTCCAATAGTAGTGAAACAATTAGTTTGTTGGACTATGATTACAAACCCGTTGTATCGGTAACCTATAGTGATGCTAGCCCATGGCCAAATGAATGTGATGGTAAAGGGCGAACATTGGAATTAAAAGATCCAATGGAAAGTCTGGATGTTGGTTCAAATTGGTTTGCAGGATGCTTTGGAGGATCACCTGGAGTTGGCTATAATGCAGAATGCCTGACAGGAATCCTTGAAAAAGTCATAAACAACCATTTTCATTTGGAAATTGGACCAAATCCTTCCGATGACCTAATTGTAATTAAGATTATTTTGGATAAAGAAATTCTAAGTGATTTATCTTTTTCAATGTATGACTTTACCGGAAAAGAAGTTAAAAAAATAAAATCCTTGGAAAATAATGAATTAGTGCTTGACCGGAAAGATTTTGTCCCTGGAATTTATATTGTGAAAACTGGAAATTCTACTCATTTTATTACAGAAAAAATTATTTTCCAATAA
- a CDS encoding CotH kinase family protein, with amino-acid sequence MKKPFLFFVFFLMFCLSNYLKAQIVINEVSNANGSIIGDETNEFNDWIEIYNNNPFPVSLLNYSLSDDPGKPDKWFFPDISIDANSYKIIFASGKDILDENFLHTNFKLSSNGENIILSDDGNIVDNYYLGMLQNNNSFGRNPDGSDVWCLFNNPSPNLSNNNSQCYEGYEPDPIISLNSGFYSFNQVVELFTPSPTAIIRYTLDGGFPTSTSSLYSSELLINSTKIISAKCYSSVNKLPSKTVKSTYFINENELNLPIFSISINPEDLWDNKIGMYVMGPDASPKFPYYGANFWKSWDKLCHVEYFDNKNIKQFELQAELQIHGGRSRAFAQRSFRIVTKKKLGQGPIEYPLFREKSFIKTFKSINLRNGGQEYDASRIRDAFMHRILKNTNVDIIEYEPVIVFLNGEYWGVYDMRERQDEHYLESNHKVDADLVDVLKHRGTKIWAQAGSNEDFLKMATKIKSADHKSADFIENVSQALDVKNFVDYMASQIYYGNDDWIDNTSPCNNIRLWRSQNSGKWRYAHFDLDKGLGGKRREVGVNNLAMVHNPIGPNVHSDMLRALLKNTVFMNYFVNRYADIMNTTFQPVNMEKIAFEMRDELDPFMHRHFEKWDGTYTKWLYEIDEMLEFNKQRLPIARQHIQNEFALKNQVNVTLICSPLEAGRININTVIPDSLPWTGVYFNGVPVTITAIANPGFTFEYWGSNSIISDLYQESILLNISSDDKFIAYFTGSSKDVKVTFSEINYNSSIESDAGDWLELHNYGNVSVNLTGWYIDNGNRSNLYQIPFGTIIPPNGYAVFSCDTQKFVSQYPFVAKYTSQIPFNLSNSGEKISLLDYNYKMVLSVNYSDASPWPMEADGMGKTLELKDPLVSLDLPSNWFAGCFGGSPGKQYNPECSTGILQNELLNSFQVEIGPNPSFDFIKIKIILTHGDLSDLSFSMYDYMGNEIKRMNSLAEYEIRIDRDNFSPGMYFIKICDKKSFISKKIIFY; translated from the coding sequence ATGAAAAAACCGTTTTTATTTTTTGTGTTTTTCCTGATGTTTTGTTTATCAAATTATTTAAAAGCTCAAATAGTGATAAATGAAGTTTCCAATGCCAATGGTTCCATTATTGGAGATGAAACAAATGAATTTAATGATTGGATAGAAATCTACAATAATAACCCTTTTCCCGTGAGTCTGTTAAATTATTCACTTAGTGATGATCCAGGCAAACCAGACAAATGGTTTTTTCCTGATATTTCTATAGATGCAAATTCATATAAAATAATATTCGCATCCGGTAAAGATATTTTGGATGAGAATTTTCTCCATACTAATTTTAAGCTTTCCTCAAATGGGGAGAATATAATACTTAGCGATGATGGCAATATTGTAGATAACTATTATTTAGGAATGTTGCAAAATAACAATTCTTTCGGTAGAAATCCGGATGGAAGTGATGTATGGTGCCTTTTTAATAACCCATCTCCAAACCTATCAAATAATAATTCCCAATGTTATGAAGGATATGAACCGGATCCCATAATTTCGTTAAATTCCGGGTTTTATTCATTTAACCAGGTTGTTGAACTTTTTACCCCTTCACCAACAGCCATCATTAGGTATACCCTTGATGGTGGATTTCCAACCAGTACATCAAGCTTATATTCGTCAGAATTACTTATAAATTCAACAAAAATTATTTCGGCTAAATGTTACAGCAGTGTAAATAAGCTTCCCAGTAAAACGGTAAAAAGCACTTATTTTATAAATGAGAATGAACTTAACTTGCCCATATTCTCAATTTCAATAAACCCCGAAGACCTTTGGGATAATAAAATCGGGATGTATGTAATGGGACCAGATGCATCACCTAAATTTCCATATTATGGTGCAAATTTTTGGAAATCGTGGGATAAATTATGCCATGTGGAATATTTCGATAATAAAAACATTAAACAATTCGAGTTGCAAGCAGAGTTACAAATACATGGCGGACGTTCAAGGGCTTTTGCACAACGAAGTTTCAGAATTGTTACCAAGAAAAAATTAGGACAAGGCCCAATTGAATATCCACTCTTTAGAGAAAAAAGTTTTATTAAGACCTTTAAAAGTATCAATTTACGTAATGGCGGCCAGGAATATGATGCCTCTCGTATTCGAGATGCATTTATGCATAGAATCCTTAAAAATACCAATGTTGATATAATCGAATACGAACCAGTAATAGTTTTTTTGAATGGAGAATATTGGGGGGTTTATGATATGAGGGAGCGACAGGATGAACATTATTTAGAAAGTAATCATAAAGTTGATGCTGACCTTGTGGATGTTTTAAAACACAGAGGTACTAAAATTTGGGCCCAGGCTGGTAGTAACGAGGATTTTTTAAAAATGGCTACAAAAATTAAGAGCGCAGACCATAAAAGTGCTGATTTTATTGAAAATGTTTCCCAAGCTCTTGATGTTAAGAACTTTGTTGATTACATGGCAAGTCAAATTTACTATGGAAATGACGATTGGATTGATAACACTAGCCCTTGTAACAATATAAGATTGTGGCGTTCGCAAAACTCAGGTAAATGGCGGTATGCTCATTTTGATCTGGATAAAGGATTAGGTGGAAAAAGGCGTGAGGTTGGAGTTAACAACCTGGCCATGGTTCATAATCCTATTGGCCCTAATGTTCATTCTGACATGTTAAGGGCATTACTAAAAAACACAGTATTCATGAATTATTTTGTAAACCGATATGCAGATATTATGAATACAACATTTCAACCAGTTAATATGGAAAAGATTGCATTTGAAATGCGGGATGAATTAGATCCTTTTATGCATCGTCATTTTGAAAAATGGGATGGCACTTATACTAAATGGCTATATGAAATAGATGAAATGTTGGAATTCAATAAACAAAGGTTACCCATTGCAAGACAACACATTCAAAATGAGTTTGCACTTAAAAATCAGGTAAATGTTACTTTAATTTGCTCTCCTTTAGAAGCAGGAAGGATAAATATTAATACTGTGATACCAGATAGCCTACCCTGGACAGGAGTTTATTTTAATGGCGTTCCAGTTACAATCACTGCAATTGCAAACCCAGGTTTTACTTTTGAATATTGGGGAAGTAATTCAATTATTTCAGATTTATATCAGGAATCCATTTTATTAAATATAAGTTCTGATGATAAATTTATAGCATATTTTACAGGCTCTTCAAAAGATGTTAAAGTTACTTTCAGTGAAATTAATTACAATTCTTCCATAGAGAGCGATGCAGGAGACTGGTTAGAATTACACAATTATGGAAATGTTTCAGTAAACCTTACAGGTTGGTATATCGATAATGGAAATAGGTCTAATTTATATCAAATTCCTTTTGGAACAATAATACCCCCTAATGGATATGCTGTTTTTAGTTGCGATACCCAAAAATTTGTTAGCCAATATCCCTTTGTAGCAAAATATACAAGTCAGATTCCCTTTAACCTCTCCAATAGCGGTGAAAAAATTAGTTTGTTAGACTATAATTACAAGATGGTATTATCGGTGAATTATAGTGATGCAAGCCCCTGGCCCATGGAAGCTGACGGCATGGGGAAAACATTGGAGTTAAAAGATCCATTAGTCAGCCTTGACCTTCCCTCCAACTGGTTTGCAGGCTGTTTTGGCGGCTCACCAGGTAAACAATACAATCCAGAATGTTCAACAGGAATTTTACAAAATGAATTGTTAAATTCATTCCAAGTGGAAATTGGACCTAATCCATCCTTTGACTTTATTAAAATAAAAATCATATTAACTCATGGCGATCTTAGTGATTTATCTTTTTCAATGTATGATTATATGGGCAATGAGATTAAAAGAATGAATTCACTAGCCGAATACGAAATACGTATTGACCGAGATAATTTTTCACCTGGAATGTATTTTATTAAAATATGTGATAAAAAATCATTTATTTCAAAAAAAATTATTTTTTATTAA
- a CDS encoding T9SS type A sorting domain-containing protein produces MKTKTIYSVLTIIALFILSQDTFSQAISPYFFGQNCWMPDSIGSKKFGGQLHNKWQEIKQSNAQLIRFGGIGPDDNKPTNYQYIKMIDSIRMNGMEPIIQVPYFNGKYTASQAAAIVEYINITKGKKIKFWIIGNEPDHVYKFTSSSQVAPYIRSFSSAMKAKDPSIKIIGPETAWYNTNIINGLTSPGGPDDITGKDAAGRYYIDVISFHTYPFNGTQTRDEVISNLTVPGNFQDRLSSLNSRIINCNTAHGRTGDNALITAVTEANINFKNSDTDNLNGVGANSFIGGQFWVEMMGIGLKKNLGFFNFWSVVEGNTQALNIGYLDRNNGNKKPSYHHFKLMAGNFKGNYCNATDNKGNIKVFGSKDTTQIAVIILNQSQSSNYDFKLRLNTADVSGNNNLKINVNADLDIEYDDIIENQSTILLVFDKAGNIKKKCEYKLNGHANANLPPACTNYSDPVTQLKTIEKNEDPEKINGEKLMDFKVYPNPANNNFTINFNDGENSKNSVVLKMIDQVGRVVLNEKFTLIDGHLNKQIEINDYSIATGVYSIQIESDKNVYSTRIILTE; encoded by the coding sequence ATGAAAACAAAAACTATTTACTCAGTTCTTACCATTATTGCGCTATTTATTCTTTCACAGGATACCTTCTCACAAGCTATCTCACCTTATTTTTTTGGTCAGAATTGCTGGATGCCAGATTCAATAGGCAGCAAGAAGTTTGGGGGTCAGCTTCACAATAAATGGCAGGAAATCAAGCAAAGTAATGCACAATTAATTCGTTTTGGGGGAATTGGCCCTGATGATAATAAACCTACAAATTATCAATATATTAAAATGATTGATTCGATAAGAATGAATGGAATGGAACCAATAATACAGGTTCCCTATTTTAATGGAAAATACACTGCATCCCAGGCAGCAGCAATAGTAGAGTATATAAATATTACTAAGGGAAAAAAAATTAAATTCTGGATTATTGGAAATGAACCGGATCATGTCTATAAATTTACAAGTTCTTCTCAAGTAGCACCATATATAAGATCTTTTTCCTCTGCGATGAAAGCAAAAGATCCCTCAATAAAAATTATCGGTCCTGAAACAGCATGGTATAATACAAATATTATCAATGGATTAACTTCACCAGGAGGTCCTGATGATATAACAGGAAAAGATGCTGCTGGAAGGTATTATATAGATGTTATTTCATTTCATACTTATCCTTTTAATGGCACCCAGACACGTGATGAAGTTATTTCCAACCTTACTGTTCCAGGAAATTTTCAGGATCGTCTCTCGTCTCTTAACTCCAGAATAATAAATTGTAATACTGCGCATGGAAGAACTGGTGATAATGCATTAATAACAGCAGTTACAGAGGCTAATATAAATTTCAAAAACAGCGATACAGACAATTTAAATGGAGTTGGTGCCAATAGTTTTATCGGGGGCCAGTTTTGGGTTGAAATGATGGGGATTGGATTAAAGAAAAATCTTGGTTTTTTTAATTTCTGGAGTGTTGTTGAAGGAAATACACAAGCCTTAAATATTGGTTATTTAGATAGAAACAACGGTAACAAAAAGCCTAGCTACCATCATTTTAAATTAATGGCAGGAAACTTCAAAGGAAATTATTGTAATGCCACAGACAATAAGGGCAATATAAAGGTTTTTGGAAGTAAAGATACAACTCAAATAGCTGTAATTATATTAAATCAAAGCCAGAGCAGCAATTATGATTTTAAACTTCGTTTAAATACAGCTGATGTTTCCGGTAACAACAATTTAAAAATCAATGTTAATGCTGATTTAGATATTGAATACGATGATATAATCGAAAACCAATCTACAATTTTATTGGTGTTTGATAAAGCCGGAAACATTAAAAAAAAGTGTGAGTACAAACTAAATGGACATGCAAATGCTAACCTTCCTCCCGCTTGCACTAATTATTCCGACCCGGTTACTCAATTAAAGACAATTGAAAAAAATGAAGATCCCGAAAAAATCAATGGTGAAAAATTAATGGATTTTAAGGTTTATCCAAACCCTGCTAATAACAATTTTACTATTAATTTTAATGATGGTGAAAACTCCAAAAATTCTGTAGTGTTAAAGATGATTGATCAGGTAGGCAGAGTTGTACTTAATGAAAAATTTACTTTAATTGATGGGCATTTAAATAAACAAATAGAAATAAATGATTATTCAATTGCCACTGGGGTTTATTCAATCCAAATTGAATCAGATAAAAATGTTTACAGTACTAGAATAATCCTGACAGAATAA